From a region of the Burkholderia sp. HI2500 genome:
- a CDS encoding abortive infection family protein, with translation MATLSSIEKRKLERLLGMSSGYVLDFSDRTFSLFFEEHTGLDIDDAKYRINMSSGSKANRMRGFWTIEPDHIVAKALVAMIEHANEYECLPADMDNALLADVQNIIDRLQQNSASPVPEVDAFTASVNDLDFEAAAKHIRTAIDQNEPATALDRLHVFTIKFLRTHCERRGIEVNRDKPLHSLMGEYVKAVRAAGLLESEMTDRILRSSISILEAFNDVRNNKSLAHDNPILNHSEALLIFSHIGASIRFIRTLEGRAMDRSR, from the coding sequence ATGGCAACCCTGTCCTCTATCGAAAAGCGGAAACTCGAACGCTTGCTTGGCATGAGCAGCGGCTATGTGCTCGACTTTTCCGACCGCACGTTTTCCCTTTTCTTCGAGGAGCACACTGGCCTGGACATCGACGATGCCAAATACCGGATCAATATGAGTTCGGGCTCCAAGGCCAACCGGATGCGGGGCTTTTGGACCATTGAACCCGACCACATCGTTGCCAAAGCGCTGGTCGCGATGATCGAGCACGCCAACGAATACGAGTGCCTTCCGGCCGACATGGACAATGCCCTGCTCGCCGACGTGCAGAATATCATCGACCGACTTCAACAAAACTCGGCGAGTCCGGTCCCGGAGGTCGACGCATTCACGGCCAGCGTCAACGACCTGGACTTTGAAGCAGCCGCGAAACACATACGAACGGCCATCGATCAAAACGAGCCGGCGACAGCGCTTGATCGCTTGCACGTGTTCACGATTAAGTTTCTTCGCACGCACTGCGAGCGCCGCGGCATTGAGGTGAACCGAGACAAACCGTTGCACAGCCTTATGGGCGAGTACGTCAAAGCGGTTCGAGCAGCCGGGCTGCTTGAGTCGGAGATGACCGATCGCATCCTGCGGAGCAGCATCAGCATCCTGGAAGCATTCAACGATGTACGCAACAACAAAAGCCTAGCGCACGACAACCCCATCCTGAACCACAGCGAGGCTCTGCTGATCTTCAGCCACATCGGTGCATCGATCCGGTTCATTCGAACGCTGGAAGGACGAGCGATGGACCGATCGCGTTGA
- a CDS encoding error-prone DNA polymerase, whose product MNAGSFGALPAYAELQAASDFSFLHGASRAEEYVARAAQLGYSAIAITDECSLAGAVRAHVEAKAANMPLIIGSHFRLTAADGSPALAFTALAMNRDGYGNLCEFISLGRMRGKKGTYRLAPLDVEHPEAPFTHLRTLPDCIAILSPDFPANEQRLDAQVEWIARVFGDRAWVALTLHARAMDDIHRGVVERVAAHHGVPVVATSWPLMHVRSRKPLQDVLTGIRVGRPVSECGYELAPNAERHLRSRLRLANLYPAGALEETIRVARRCTFSLDDLKYEYPDELVPAGTDPATYLREQTYIGARRRFPAGIPIDVQAQIEHELQLIADLNYEAYFLTVYDIVQFAREQGILCQGRGSAANSSVCYCLGVTEVDPSRQSMLFERFISKERNEPPDIDVDFEHQRREEVMQYIYRKYGRDRAALTAAVTTYRPRSALREAGKALGVDPAIVDRVAKQHHWFDSRADLLQRFAEAGLDPEAPLNQQWAGFAAQLLGYPRHLSQHSGGFVISRGKLTRLVPVENAAMEDRTIIQWDKDDIEALGILKIDVLALGMLSMVRRALDMISEKRGETFELQDIPVEDKATYDMLCDGDSMGVFQVESRAQMSMLPRLRPQCFYDLVIEVAIVRPGPVQGGMVHPFLRRRQGLEPVTFPSDGMEKALKRTLGVPIFQEQVMQVAMLAAGFSAGEADQLRRAMAAWKRKGGLEPYHDRLVSGMLARGYDREFAESIFAQIKGFGEYGFPESHAASFALLVYSSAWLRRHEPTVFLAALLNSQPMGFYTPSQLLQDARRRGVEVLPADVNVSTWNSAIEGPTTSAPVRLGFSLLRGMREDVAGRIELARAARPFVDVADLARRARLDRHDLQVLARANALRSFADGNRRAALWLAAAAVPDRDLLRGTERDDAVPALPQASEGNEIVTDYRAMGFTLGRHPLALLRDRLTLDRLQPADQLATLRSGQLARACGLVTVRQRPGTANGVLFMTLEDETGQVNVILWPQLLETYRKEALGAALLAVYGVWQAEGKVRHLIARKLVDRTELLGALPTSAREFC is encoded by the coding sequence ATGAACGCCGGCAGTTTCGGCGCCTTGCCCGCCTACGCGGAACTTCAAGCCGCCTCCGATTTTTCGTTCCTGCACGGTGCGTCACGCGCCGAGGAATACGTCGCGCGCGCGGCGCAGCTCGGCTACAGCGCGATCGCGATCACCGACGAATGCTCGCTGGCCGGCGCCGTGCGCGCGCACGTCGAAGCGAAGGCCGCGAACATGCCGCTGATCATCGGCTCGCACTTCCGGCTGACGGCCGCCGACGGCTCACCCGCGCTCGCCTTCACTGCACTCGCGATGAATCGGGACGGTTACGGCAACCTCTGCGAATTCATCTCGCTCGGCCGCATGCGCGGAAAGAAAGGCACGTACCGCCTGGCGCCCCTCGATGTCGAGCACCCTGAAGCCCCATTCACCCACCTGCGCACCCTGCCCGATTGCATCGCGATCCTGTCGCCCGACTTCCCAGCCAACGAGCAGCGGCTCGACGCCCAGGTCGAGTGGATCGCGCGCGTGTTCGGCGATCGCGCGTGGGTTGCGCTCACGTTGCACGCGCGTGCGATGGACGACATCCACCGAGGCGTGGTCGAGCGCGTCGCCGCGCACCACGGCGTGCCGGTGGTGGCCACCAGTTGGCCGCTCATGCACGTTCGATCGCGCAAGCCGCTGCAGGACGTGTTGACCGGGATCCGGGTCGGCCGGCCGGTGTCCGAGTGCGGGTACGAGCTCGCGCCGAACGCGGAACGTCATCTGCGATCACGCCTGCGGCTCGCCAACCTCTACCCGGCCGGCGCGCTCGAGGAAACCATACGCGTCGCGCGGCGCTGCACGTTCTCACTCGACGACCTGAAGTACGAGTATCCCGACGAACTGGTGCCGGCCGGTACCGACCCGGCGACGTACCTGCGCGAACAAACCTACATCGGCGCCCGGCGGCGCTTCCCCGCCGGCATCCCGATCGACGTGCAGGCGCAGATCGAACACGAACTACAGCTGATCGCGGACCTGAACTACGAGGCGTATTTCCTGACCGTCTACGACATTGTGCAGTTCGCACGCGAGCAAGGCATCTTGTGCCAGGGCCGCGGCTCGGCGGCGAACTCCTCGGTCTGCTACTGCCTCGGCGTGACCGAGGTCGATCCATCGCGGCAATCGATGCTATTCGAACGGTTCATCTCCAAGGAACGCAACGAGCCGCCTGACATCGACGTCGATTTCGAGCATCAGCGTCGCGAAGAGGTCATGCAGTACATCTACCGCAAGTACGGCCGCGATCGCGCCGCGCTGACGGCCGCCGTCACGACGTACCGGCCGCGCAGCGCGTTGCGGGAAGCCGGAAAGGCGCTCGGCGTGGATCCGGCGATCGTCGATCGCGTCGCGAAGCAGCACCACTGGTTCGATTCGCGCGCGGATCTGCTGCAGCGGTTTGCCGAGGCCGGCCTCGATCCCGAAGCGCCGTTGAACCAGCAGTGGGCTGGATTCGCCGCGCAGCTGCTCGGCTACCCGCGGCACCTGTCGCAGCACTCGGGTGGCTTCGTGATCAGCCGCGGCAAGCTCACACGGCTCGTGCCGGTTGAAAACGCCGCGATGGAGGACCGCACCATCATCCAGTGGGACAAAGACGACATCGAGGCGCTCGGGATCCTGAAGATCGACGTGCTCGCGCTCGGCATGCTGTCGATGGTGCGACGCGCGCTCGACATGATCTCCGAGAAGCGCGGCGAGACGTTCGAGCTGCAGGACATACCGGTCGAGGACAAGGCGACCTACGACATGCTGTGCGATGGCGACAGCATGGGCGTGTTCCAGGTGGAATCGCGCGCGCAGATGTCGATGCTGCCGCGCCTGCGGCCGCAGTGCTTCTACGACCTGGTGATCGAAGTCGCGATCGTGCGGCCGGGCCCGGTGCAAGGCGGGATGGTCCATCCGTTCCTGCGCCGCCGGCAGGGACTGGAACCCGTCACGTTCCCGTCGGATGGCATGGAGAAAGCGCTGAAGCGCACGCTCGGCGTGCCGATCTTCCAGGAGCAGGTGATGCAGGTCGCCATGCTGGCGGCCGGCTTCTCCGCCGGCGAGGCCGACCAGCTGCGCCGCGCGATGGCGGCATGGAAACGCAAGGGCGGACTGGAGCCGTACCACGACCGGCTCGTGAGCGGCATGCTCGCGCGCGGCTACGATCGCGAGTTCGCCGAATCGATCTTCGCGCAGATCAAAGGCTTCGGCGAGTACGGCTTCCCGGAGAGCCACGCGGCCAGCTTCGCGCTGCTCGTCTACTCGAGCGCGTGGCTGCGTCGACATGAACCGACCGTGTTTCTGGCCGCCCTGCTCAACAGCCAGCCGATGGGCTTTTACACGCCGTCGCAGTTGCTGCAGGACGCGCGGCGTCGCGGCGTTGAGGTGCTGCCCGCCGATGTCAACGTGAGCACGTGGAATTCCGCGATCGAAGGCCCGACGACGTCGGCGCCCGTGCGCCTCGGTTTCTCGCTGTTGCGCGGTATGCGAGAGGATGTCGCGGGCCGCATCGAGCTCGCACGCGCAGCGCGGCCTTTCGTCGACGTCGCGGACCTCGCGCGCCGAGCGCGGCTTGATCGGCACGACCTGCAGGTGCTCGCGCGCGCGAACGCCCTCCGCTCATTCGCCGACGGCAACCGACGCGCGGCGCTTTGGCTGGCGGCCGCTGCCGTGCCGGATCGAGATCTGCTGCGCGGCACTGAACGTGACGACGCAGTGCCGGCGTTGCCCCAAGCATCCGAGGGCAATGAGATCGTGACGGACTACCGCGCGATGGGGTTCACGCTCGGCCGGCATCCGCTCGCGCTGCTGCGTGATCGCCTGACGCTCGATCGCCTGCAACCGGCCGACCAGTTGGCGACGCTGCGCAGCGGGCAACTCGCACGCGCTTGCGGACTGGTCACGGTGCGGCAGCGTCCGGGCACGGCCAACGGCGTGCTGTTCATGACGCTCGAGGACGAGACTGGCCAGGTGAACGTGATTCTCTGGCCGCAACTGCTGGAAACGTATCGGAAGGAGGCGCTCGGCGCGGCATTGCTCGCCGTCTACGGCGTGTGGCAAGCCGAGGGCAAGGTGCGGCACCTGATTGCGCGCAAGCTCGTCGACCGGACTGAGCTACTCGGGGCGCTGCCGACGTCAGCGCGTGAGTTCTGCTAG
- a CDS encoding Y-family DNA polymerase — MEVWIGVHLPHLNLEVFRPQSPAPSPDDARGLVVLEGGRVVALDLAARALGVVAGMRRGGVLSLAPDAQIRERDAARERELVLGVAYALLQFTPSVVDAEEAVVVLNVTASLRLFHGIRALRHCVRDVVASFGVTAAISVASSGPAAWMVARGLRGGIALSARSLRRALARVPLVVAPDARRYANWFEDLGCETLADLQRLPRAGLKKRCGTQLLDWLDQVAGTAPAPYDWIEMPPSFDTRVELMDRVEHAEALLFVARRLIMQLTGWLTAKQLDVAAFALLLEHERGREAIAPTEIEIALGAPTRFEEHLTRLVKERLGHVELAGPVIAVRLVARSVQEAAAPSDSLFPEPGGTPQDHTRLLELLTARLGAENVLVPAPMADYRPEPAARWVPMRDAPKPSSLPADLPRPAWLLAKPVPLLTRQHRPFYGTPLRMVSPGERIEGGWQDGQTVTRDYFVAEDTAGICYWIYKERPTASDESEARFFLHGLFG, encoded by the coding sequence ATGGAAGTCTGGATCGGCGTGCATCTGCCGCACCTCAATCTCGAAGTGTTCCGGCCGCAATCGCCAGCGCCGTCGCCTGACGATGCGCGCGGGCTCGTCGTGCTCGAGGGCGGCCGCGTCGTGGCGCTCGATCTCGCCGCGCGTGCGCTCGGCGTGGTCGCCGGCATGCGCCGCGGTGGCGTGCTGTCGCTCGCGCCGGACGCGCAGATCCGCGAGCGCGACGCCGCGCGCGAGCGCGAGCTCGTGCTCGGCGTTGCCTATGCGCTCCTGCAGTTCACGCCGAGCGTCGTCGACGCCGAGGAAGCAGTCGTGGTGCTCAACGTGACGGCGAGCCTGCGCCTCTTCCACGGCATCCGCGCGCTGCGCCACTGCGTGCGCGACGTCGTCGCGTCGTTCGGCGTCACCGCGGCGATATCCGTGGCGTCGTCGGGCCCGGCCGCGTGGATGGTTGCCCGCGGCCTGCGCGGCGGCATCGCGCTATCCGCACGATCGCTGCGCCGCGCGCTCGCGCGCGTGCCGCTCGTCGTGGCGCCGGACGCTCGGCGCTACGCGAACTGGTTTGAGGATCTCGGCTGCGAAACGCTGGCCGATCTGCAGCGCTTGCCTCGCGCCGGGCTGAAAAAGCGCTGCGGCACGCAGCTGCTCGACTGGCTCGACCAGGTCGCCGGCACCGCGCCGGCGCCTTACGACTGGATCGAAATGCCGCCGTCGTTCGACACGCGCGTCGAACTGATGGATCGTGTCGAGCATGCCGAGGCACTACTGTTCGTTGCGCGCCGGCTGATCATGCAGCTGACTGGCTGGCTCACCGCGAAGCAGCTGGACGTCGCCGCGTTCGCGCTGTTGCTCGAGCACGAGCGCGGCCGGGAGGCGATCGCGCCGACCGAAATCGAAATTGCGTTGGGCGCGCCCACTCGCTTCGAGGAACACCTCACCCGGCTCGTCAAGGAACGGCTCGGCCACGTCGAGCTCGCCGGCCCCGTGATTGCGGTGCGCCTGGTCGCGCGCAGCGTGCAGGAAGCAGCCGCACCGAGCGACTCGCTATTTCCGGAGCCTGGCGGCACGCCGCAGGATCACACGCGGCTGCTCGAACTGCTGACTGCGCGGCTCGGCGCCGAGAACGTGCTCGTCCCGGCTCCCATGGCCGACTACCGTCCAGAGCCAGCCGCTCGATGGGTGCCGATGCGCGACGCGCCGAAGCCATCGTCGCTGCCGGCGGATTTGCCACGCCCGGCGTGGCTGCTTGCCAAGCCCGTGCCGCTTCTCACGCGCCAGCATCGGCCGTTCTACGGCACTCCGCTGCGCATGGTATCGCCCGGCGAGCGCATCGAAGGCGGCTGGCAGGATGGGCAGACCGTGACGCGCGACTACTTCGTCGCCGAGGACACCGCCGGCATCTGCTACTGGATCTACAAGGAGCGGCCGACGGCCAGCGACGAGAGCGAAGCGCGCTTCTTCCTGCACGGCCTGTTCGGTTGA
- the imuA gene encoding translesion DNA synthesis-associated protein ImuA, whose amino-acid sequence MHPVLAHPEAIHPGLWRASQLARSSTRAVDTGHPELTSELPGGGWPAGALVELLAPQPGIGELRLLAPVLARAAGKPVVLIQPPHALQPLALAYWGIDPASFVTLPAPRTADALWATEQVLRAGTCAAVLLWQSHVRADALRRLNLAAQSGQALFFLFRPAAAARDASPAPLRLALAPKRDGVDVTFVKRRGPARDTPLFVPLSPSPILLNRHGSLDRRASAAPQSRSVPAAIASAVA is encoded by the coding sequence ATGCATCCTGTCCTCGCCCATCCTGAAGCCATCCACCCGGGTTTATGGCGAGCCAGCCAACTGGCCCGCTCAAGCACCCGCGCCGTCGACACGGGTCATCCGGAACTGACGTCCGAACTGCCCGGCGGCGGCTGGCCGGCTGGCGCCCTGGTCGAACTGCTTGCGCCGCAGCCGGGTATCGGCGAGCTCCGGCTGCTGGCGCCCGTGCTCGCGCGCGCGGCCGGCAAGCCGGTCGTCCTGATCCAGCCACCGCACGCGCTGCAACCGCTGGCGCTCGCGTATTGGGGCATCGATCCGGCGAGCTTTGTCACGCTGCCGGCGCCGCGCACGGCTGACGCCTTGTGGGCCACCGAGCAGGTGTTGCGGGCCGGTACGTGCGCCGCCGTGCTGCTTTGGCAGTCGCACGTTCGTGCGGACGCGTTGCGGCGGCTCAATCTGGCCGCGCAGAGCGGCCAGGCGCTGTTCTTCTTGTTCCGGCCGGCGGCCGCCGCGCGCGACGCGTCACCGGCACCGTTGCGGCTCGCGTTGGCGCCGAAGCGCGACGGCGTCGACGTCACGTTCGTGAAGCGCCGCGGGCCAGCACGCGACACGCCGCTGTTCGTTCCCTTGTCCCCCTCGCCGATTTTGTTGAACCGCCATGGAAGTCTGGATCGGCGTGCATCTGCCGCACCTCAATCTCGAAGTGTTCCGGCCGCAATCGCCAGCGCCGTCGCCTGA
- a CDS encoding SOS response-associated peptidase family protein, with the protein MCYSAKIQANYREYVRRYGADMDIETFRRIFFARASGADIKIPKAVDAAFAGVDEEISTAIATYRNQRTRKLEADLFEQRTRLAAAEKKLAVKVTKKASEDVRIATDKIDAATRGLDDLRRQDLQERDSRIFPGWYAPVLIELDGKRLVVPMRYRCRIPGWTEADEKQKPGTYNAKISSLATAWRKVFGFTHGIVLADTFFEHVDRDGKDVVLRFDPTPPQPMQLACLWTRTEIPGADDLWSFAAITDDPPPEVAAAGHNRCIVPIKSSNVDAWLAPDPSRRAQLREILADHERPYYEHQLAA; encoded by the coding sequence ATGTGTTATTCCGCCAAGATCCAAGCCAACTACCGGGAGTACGTCCGGCGCTATGGCGCCGACATGGACATCGAAACGTTCAGGCGCATTTTCTTCGCGCGCGCATCCGGGGCCGACATCAAGATCCCGAAAGCGGTCGACGCCGCGTTCGCCGGTGTCGACGAAGAAATCTCGACAGCGATCGCCACGTATCGAAACCAGCGAACCCGGAAGCTTGAGGCCGATCTGTTCGAGCAGCGCACGCGGCTTGCAGCCGCGGAGAAGAAACTCGCCGTGAAGGTCACGAAGAAGGCCAGCGAGGACGTCCGGATCGCCACGGACAAGATCGATGCGGCAACGCGTGGGCTCGACGATCTTCGCCGGCAGGACCTGCAGGAGCGTGATTCGAGGATCTTCCCCGGCTGGTATGCGCCCGTGCTGATCGAGCTCGACGGCAAGCGGCTGGTCGTACCGATGCGGTACCGCTGCCGTATACCGGGCTGGACCGAGGCGGACGAGAAACAGAAGCCGGGAACCTACAACGCCAAAATCTCGAGCCTCGCCACGGCCTGGCGCAAGGTATTTGGCTTCACACACGGCATCGTGCTCGCCGACACGTTTTTCGAGCATGTCGACCGCGACGGGAAGGACGTCGTACTGCGTTTCGATCCGACACCGCCACAGCCGATGCAGCTCGCCTGCTTGTGGACGCGCACCGAGATCCCCGGCGCAGACGACCTCTGGTCGTTTGCGGCGATCACCGACGATCCGCCGCCCGAAGTAGCGGCCGCCGGCCACAACCGTTGCATCGTGCCGATCAAGTCATCCAACGTCGATGCGTGGCTCGCGCCTGACCCATCCCGGCGTGCGCAGCTGCGCGAAATCCTCGCCGACCACGAGCGCCCGTACTACGAGCACCAGCTGGCGGCGTAA
- a CDS encoding cupin domain-containing protein gives MTVIAQATVVATFISLSLIYAGDVMAEDSKHRIEESKEFWIKKLGLEAHPEGGYYRYVFGSNVVRKTASGAERKDYSGIFFMVTHDSPSHFHQMVSDEIWYYHAGATLTMHVIDEAGKYHTTRIGPNPDRGEVLSAVMHGGWIFGASVDSGDYTLVSCAVVPGFDDSDYRILTQSELLGRYPEYRDIIMKMAYQSLPK, from the coding sequence ATGACAGTGATTGCTCAAGCCACTGTCGTTGCAACTTTTATCTCACTAAGTTTGATTTATGCTGGGGACGTCATGGCGGAAGATAGCAAGCACAGAATCGAAGAATCGAAGGAATTTTGGATAAAGAAGCTTGGTCTGGAGGCTCATCCCGAGGGCGGATATTATAGATACGTGTTCGGTTCTAATGTGGTTCGGAAAACGGCAAGCGGTGCTGAAAGGAAAGACTACAGCGGAATTTTCTTTATGGTGACACATGACAGTCCGTCCCATTTTCATCAGATGGTATCCGATGAAATATGGTATTACCACGCCGGTGCCACGTTGACCATGCATGTTATTGACGAAGCCGGGAAATATCACACGACACGCATTGGTCCCAATCCGGATCGCGGCGAGGTACTATCCGCAGTGATGCATGGTGGGTGGATTTTTGGTGCATCGGTTGATTCGGGTGACTATACTCTGGTGAGTTGTGCGGTCGTGCCTGGCTTTGATGATTCTGATTATAGAATACTAACTCAGTCTGAGTTATTGGGAAGATATCCGGAGTATCGAGATATAATCATGAAAATGGCGTATCAAAGTCTTCCAAAGTAA